The following are encoded in a window of Ruminiclostridium herbifermentans genomic DNA:
- a CDS encoding phosphatidate cytidylyltransferase, with protein sequence MLKTRVISAVVGLILLIVVLYLGSITFGIAVSLIAAIGLYEFYNSLSNLKNINPIKIVGYLSVIPLLILGIKDTGWIAVDIPTLTGISAIIIIFLSMAFIVFKNKSYNIIDVCITAFGIAYVPFLLSFVILIRNMEYGYCLIWLIFIGAWGTDTMAYTFGRLFGKRKIIPEISPKKTLAGAIGGIFGCMALMLVFGVIVRSYFSLEISYFVLGILGLCCGLISQIGDWSASAIKRFVNIKDYGKIMPGHGGVLDRFDSILFVAPVVYYVLQLA encoded by the coding sequence ATGCTTAAAACTAGAGTAATTAGTGCGGTAGTGGGTCTTATTTTACTTATTGTCGTATTGTACTTGGGTTCAATAACATTTGGAATAGCAGTAAGTTTAATTGCTGCAATTGGACTTTATGAATTCTATAATTCTTTATCAAATTTGAAAAATATAAATCCAATTAAAATAGTTGGTTATTTATCTGTTATTCCACTATTAATTTTGGGTATTAAGGATACAGGATGGATAGCAGTTGATATTCCAACATTAACAGGGATTTCAGCAATTATAATTATTTTTTTGAGTATGGCATTTATTGTTTTCAAAAATAAGAGTTACAATATTATAGATGTTTGTATAACAGCTTTTGGAATAGCTTATGTGCCTTTTCTATTAAGTTTTGTTATTTTAATCAGAAACATGGAATATGGATATTGTTTAATTTGGCTAATATTTATTGGTGCTTGGGGTACTGATACTATGGCATATACATTTGGACGTCTCTTTGGAAAAAGAAAAATTATCCCTGAAATAAGCCCTAAAAAGACGTTGGCAGGTGCAATTGGGGGAATATTTGGATGCATGGCGCTAATGTTGGTGTTTGGAGTTATTGTAAGAAGTTATTTTAGTTTAGAAATATCATATTTTGTTTTAGGAATTTTAGGACTGTGTTGTGGATTGATTTCACAAATTGGTGATTGGTCGGCATCGGCAATAAAGAGATTTGTCAACATTAAGGATTATGGGAAAATTATGCCTGGACATGGTGGTGTGCTGGATAGGTTTGACAGCATTTTATTTGTAGCGCCTGTGGTATATTATGTTTTACAGCTAGCTTAA
- the frr gene encoding ribosome recycling factor, with product MDKELFKPIEEKMNKTINVLKDNLAGIRAGRANPAILDKITVDYYGTPTPINQVASVSVPEARVILIQPWEAKLLKDIEKEIQKSDIGINPNNDGKTIRLVFPPLTEERRKELTKLVKKEGEDSKVAIRSIRRDAIETMKAKKKNSEITEDDLKDAEKDIQTLTDKYIADIDRIVALKEKEIMEV from the coding sequence ATGGACAAGGAACTTTTCAAACCCATCGAAGAAAAAATGAATAAGACCATAAACGTATTAAAAGATAATTTAGCTGGTATCAGAGCAGGGAGAGCTAACCCAGCAATATTAGACAAAATAACCGTTGATTATTACGGCACTCCCACCCCAATTAATCAGGTTGCGTCTGTATCAGTACCAGAAGCTAGAGTTATTTTGATACAGCCATGGGAGGCAAAACTACTTAAGGATATTGAAAAGGAAATACAGAAATCGGATATTGGTATTAATCCGAATAATGATGGTAAGACAATCAGACTTGTTTTTCCACCCCTTACTGAAGAAAGACGTAAAGAATTGACTAAGTTAGTCAAAAAAGAAGGCGAAGATTCAAAAGTTGCTATTAGGTCAATTAGAAGAGACGCTATTGAAACTATGAAAGCAAAGAAAAAAAATAGTGAGATTACAGAAGATGATTTAAAGGATGCAGAAAAGGATATTCAAACTTTAACTGATAAATATATTGCAGATATAGATCGTATAGTTGCACTTAAAGAAAAGGAAATTATGGAGGTATAG
- the tsf gene encoding translation elongation factor Ts, translating to MITAEMVRQLRERTGAGMMDCKKALTETNGDEEKAIELLRERGIAKAAKKAGRVAAEGLVEAYIHGGGRIGVLVEVNIETDFAAKNEEFKTFVKDIAMQIAASSPEYVRREDVPAAVLENEKEILRVQARNEGKPEKIIEKMVEGRIEKFYAEKCLLDQAYIKDPDITIDQLLKEKIAHIGENISIRRFARFERGEGIDKKEENFADEVMKQIGG from the coding sequence ATGATTACTGCTGAAATGGTAAGGCAGCTCCGCGAAAGAACCGGAGCAGGAATGATGGATTGTAAAAAAGCTCTTACAGAAACTAATGGCGATGAAGAAAAAGCAATTGAGCTCTTAAGAGAAAGAGGAATAGCTAAAGCTGCTAAAAAGGCAGGAAGAGTTGCTGCTGAAGGTTTAGTTGAAGCTTATATACATGGTGGCGGAAGAATTGGTGTTCTCGTTGAAGTAAATATTGAGACAGATTTCGCTGCAAAAAATGAGGAATTTAAAACATTTGTTAAGGATATTGCAATGCAAATAGCTGCTAGCAGTCCTGAATATGTTAGAAGAGAAGATGTACCAGCTGCAGTTCTTGAGAATGAAAAAGAAATATTAAGAGTGCAAGCTAGAAATGAAGGAAAACCTGAAAAAATCATTGAAAAAATGGTTGAAGGTAGAATTGAAAAATTCTATGCTGAAAAATGTTTGTTAGATCAGGCATATATCAAAGATCCTGATATAACTATTGACCAATTATTAAAAGAAAAAATAGCTCATATTGGTGAGAATATTTCTATCAGAAGATTCGCTAGATTTGAAAGAGGCGAAGGTATAGATAAGAAAGAAGAAAACTTCGCTGATGAAGTTATGAAGCAAATAGGCGGTTAA
- the rpsB gene encoding 30S ribosomal protein S2, which translates to MAVISMKQLLEAGVHFGHQTRRWNPKMAEYIFTERNGIYIIDLQKTVKKVDDAYFFIREVAMAGQDVLFVGTKKQAQDSIKEEAERSGQFFVNNRWLGGMLTNFKTIRKRIDRLNELNAMEADGTFEVLPKKEVIKLKKEMEDLEKNLGGIKNLKKIPGAMFVVDPRKERNAILEAKKLGIPVVAIVDTNCDPDEVDFVIPGNDDAIRAVKLIAAKIADAIIEGRQGEQLQAETTTVEANEAEEVVAE; encoded by the coding sequence ATGGCAGTTATTTCAATGAAACAACTTTTGGAGGCAGGTGTTCACTTCGGTCACCAGACTAGAAGATGGAATCCTAAGATGGCAGAGTATATCTTTACAGAACGTAATGGTATATACATCATAGACCTGCAGAAAACAGTAAAGAAAGTTGACGATGCATACTTCTTTATTAGAGAAGTAGCAATGGCTGGTCAGGATGTTCTTTTTGTAGGAACAAAGAAACAAGCTCAGGATTCTATTAAAGAAGAAGCTGAGAGAAGCGGACAATTCTTCGTAAACAACAGATGGTTAGGTGGAATGCTCACAAACTTCAAGACTATCCGTAAGAGAATTGACAGATTAAATGAGTTAAATGCAATGGAAGCAGATGGAACTTTTGAAGTTCTACCTAAGAAAGAAGTTATCAAGTTAAAGAAGGAAATGGAAGATCTTGAGAAGAACCTTGGCGGTATCAAGAATTTAAAGAAGATTCCGGGAGCAATGTTTGTTGTTGACCCACGCAAGGAAAGAAATGCAATTCTTGAAGCTAAAAAGCTTGGTATTCCAGTTGTAGCTATAGTTGATACAAACTGTGATCCTGATGAAGTAGATTTTGTTATCCCTGGTAATGATGATGCAATAAGAGCTGTAAAGTTAATTGCTGCTAAAATTGCTGATGCTATTATCGAAGGCCGTCAGGGAGAACAGTTACAAGCTGAAACTACTACTGTGGAAGCTAATGAAGCAGAAGAAGTTGTTGCTGAATAA
- a CDS encoding 1-deoxy-D-xylulose-5-phosphate reductoisomerase: MSKVISILGSTGSIGVQTLDVARNLGLKVAAISANSNIDLLEKQVHEFLPAVVSVGNAELAKELEQRFQGMNIEVLYGIEGMKRVVEIEEVDTVVTSVVGTVGLIPTMHAIRNKKNIALANKETLVTAGKLVIEEAKKYNINIFPVDSEHSAIYQCLMGNDDKQVEKIIITASGGPFRGKKLSELESITPAQALKHPNWSMGSKITIDSATLMNKGLEVIEAKWLFDMELDKIQVLVHPQSIIHSMVEYVDGSIIAQLGSPDMRTPIQLALTYPKRFSNNFSKLDFLKCSQLTFEEPDTKTFRCLQLAYDAITAGGTMAAAMNAANEIAVAAFLNNQISFVAIPKIIENVMQQHSVNIYPSLEDIIEVDKWARESAKKLIS; the protein is encoded by the coding sequence ATGTCAAAGGTAATTTCAATATTAGGGTCTACAGGTTCTATAGGTGTCCAGACTCTTGATGTAGCAAGAAACTTGGGCTTAAAGGTTGCTGCTATTTCAGCAAATTCAAATATAGACCTTCTGGAAAAACAGGTTCATGAGTTTTTACCTGCAGTTGTATCTGTAGGAAATGCAGAATTGGCTAAAGAACTTGAACAGAGATTTCAAGGAATGAACATTGAGGTCTTATATGGAATTGAAGGAATGAAACGCGTTGTTGAGATAGAGGAAGTTGATACAGTTGTGACATCTGTAGTGGGAACTGTTGGACTCATTCCCACAATGCATGCAATAAGAAACAAAAAGAACATTGCACTTGCCAACAAGGAAACCCTTGTTACAGCAGGTAAGCTGGTTATAGAAGAAGCAAAAAAGTATAATATCAATATATTTCCTGTTGACAGTGAACATTCTGCAATATATCAGTGTTTGATGGGGAATGATGATAAGCAGGTGGAGAAAATAATAATTACTGCCTCTGGAGGTCCATTTAGAGGCAAAAAATTAAGTGAACTAGAGAGTATTACGCCTGCTCAGGCATTAAAGCATCCAAATTGGAGTATGGGAAGTAAAATTACTATTGATTCAGCAACATTAATGAATAAGGGGCTGGAAGTAATTGAAGCAAAATGGCTGTTTGACATGGAACTTGACAAAATTCAAGTCTTAGTACATCCTCAGAGTATTATTCACTCAATGGTTGAATACGTTGATGGGTCAATAATTGCCCAATTGGGTTCGCCTGACATGAGAACTCCAATACAGTTAGCTTTGACTTACCCTAAGAGGTTTAGTAATAATTTTTCAAAGTTGGATTTCTTGAAATGCTCTCAGCTTACATTTGAAGAGCCAGATACAAAAACTTTTAGGTGCTTGCAGTTAGCCTATGATGCTATAACAGCAGGTGGTACAATGGCTGCGGCAATGAATGCTGCTAATGAGATAGCTGTAGCAGCTTTTTTAAATAATCAGATATCGTTTGTTGCTATACCTAAAATTATAGAGAATGTAATGCAGCAGCATAGTGTGAATATATATCCAAGCTTAGAGGATATAATAGAAGTAGATAAATGGGCAAGAGAATCAGCAAAGAAGTTGATAAGTTAA
- a CDS encoding isoprenyl transferase has protein sequence MGFFDRLFTKKNEKIKEFKVVPNHIAIIPDGNGRWAKKRGLPRNMGHREGSMNIKKIVIFCSKIKVKYLTFYAFSTENWKRPQSEVDALMKLLMEFLRNAEKELEGSNVKIKVIGDLTALPEELQKEIARVEKFTSSNDGLHLIIALNYGSRLEMLHAVKEISKKVKENKLSINDIDEKQFESCLYTAGIPDPDLLIRTSGEQRISNYLLWQCAYSELWFTDALWPDVNESHISEAIRDYGKRSRRYGGLG, from the coding sequence ATGGGTTTTTTTGATAGATTATTTACTAAAAAAAATGAAAAAATTAAAGAATTCAAAGTGGTTCCAAATCATATAGCAATAATCCCTGATGGAAACGGTCGTTGGGCAAAAAAACGAGGTCTGCCTAGGAATATGGGTCATAGAGAAGGTTCCATGAATATAAAAAAGATTGTTATTTTCTGTTCAAAAATAAAAGTTAAATATTTGACTTTTTACGCCTTCTCAACTGAAAATTGGAAGAGGCCCCAAAGCGAAGTAGATGCATTAATGAAATTGTTAATGGAGTTTTTGCGTAACGCTGAAAAAGAACTTGAGGGCAGCAATGTAAAAATCAAAGTTATTGGTGATTTAACTGCTTTACCAGAAGAACTTCAAAAGGAGATTGCCAGAGTTGAAAAGTTTACGAGCAGCAATGATGGTTTACACCTCATTATTGCACTAAATTATGGCTCTAGACTTGAAATGTTACATGCTGTTAAGGAAATTTCTAAGAAAGTAAAAGAAAATAAGTTATCAATTAATGATATAGATGAAAAACAGTTTGAAAGCTGCTTATATACTGCTGGTATTCCTGATCCTGATCTTCTAATCAGAACAAGCGGAGAGCAGAGAATTAGTAATTATCTATTATGGCAATGTGCCTATTCAGAATTATGGTTTACAGATGCTCTATGGCCAGATGTAAATGAGAGTCATATTTCAGAGGCTATAAGGGACTATGGAAAAAGAAGCAGAAGGTATGGTGGATTAGGCTAA
- the pyrH gene encoding UMP kinase, whose translation MTELKYKRILLKISGEALSGEKGSGIDTDTINEICDRIYKTHELGVEIAIVVGGGNFWRGRSGVGMDRTTADHMGMLATVINSLGLQDALESRGIPVRVQTAIEMKQIAEPYVRRKAVRHLEKKRIVIFACGMGNPYFSTDTAAAQRAAEINAEAILMAKNVDGIYDSDPSKNPNAIKFDKISYQEYLNKGLSAIDSTAASFCKDNSIPMLVFGLDNPDNIIRAVKGEEIGTTIY comes from the coding sequence ATGACTGAACTAAAATACAAAAGAATATTGTTAAAAATCAGCGGAGAGGCATTATCTGGAGAAAAAGGCAGCGGTATTGATACTGATACTATTAATGAGATATGTGATAGAATATATAAGACTCATGAGTTAGGTGTTGAAATAGCTATTGTTGTAGGTGGAGGCAATTTCTGGAGAGGCAGAAGTGGTGTAGGAATGGATAGAACTACTGCAGATCACATGGGAATGCTGGCTACAGTTATTAATTCGCTTGGACTGCAGGATGCATTAGAATCCAGAGGAATACCTGTTAGAGTTCAGACAGCTATTGAGATGAAACAAATTGCTGAGCCATATGTCAGAAGAAAAGCTGTAAGACACTTAGAGAAAAAGAGAATAGTTATTTTTGCATGTGGAATGGGAAATCCTTATTTTTCAACAGATACGGCAGCAGCACAAAGAGCTGCTGAAATAAATGCAGAGGCAATATTAATGGCGAAAAACGTTGATGGAATTTATGATAGCGATCCATCCAAAAATCCTAATGCTATTAAATTTGACAAGATTAGTTATCAAGAATATTTAAATAAGGGATTATCAGCAATTGATTCAACAGCTGCTTCCTTCTGTAAAGACAATTCAATACCAATGCTGGTATTTGGACTAGATAATCCTGATAATATTATAAGGGCCGTTAAGGGTGAAGAAATTGGTACTACAATATATTGA